Proteins from a genomic interval of Phocoena phocoena chromosome 20, mPhoPho1.1, whole genome shotgun sequence:
- the CTRB2 gene encoding chymotrypsinogen B2 isoform X2, with product MAFLWLLSCFALLGDAFGCGVPAIDPVLSGLSRIVNGEEAVPGSWPWQVSLQDSTGFHFCGGSLISEDWVVTTAHCGVKTSDLVVAGEFDQGSDAENIQVLKIAKVFKNPKFSMPTFRNDITLLKLATPARFSETVSAVCLPSANDDFPAGTLCATTGWGKTKHNGRLWWPPGLPEGWSLDPGGYHVLGQRHLFHINTCCVRPCYCTHPLGTADPGRQLSPGLLPSQP from the exons ATGGCCTTTCTCTGGCTCCTCTCCTGCTTCGCCCTCCTGGGGGACGCCTTCG GCTGCGGGGTCCCTGCCATCGACCCTGTGCTGAGTGGCCTGTCCAGGATCGTCAACGGGGAGGAGGCTGTCCCCGGCTCCTGGCCCTGGCAGGTGTCCCTGCAG GACAGCACCGGCTTCCACTTCTGCGGGGGCTCCCTCATCAGCGAGGACTGGGTGGTCACCACCGCCCACTGTGGGGTCAA AACCTCTGACCTGGTGGTGGCCGGGGAGTTTGACCAGGGCTCAGACGCCGAGAACATCCAGGTCCTGAAGATTGCCAAG GTTTTCAAGAACCCCAAGTTCAGCATGCCCACCTTCCGTAACGACATCACCCTGCTGAAGCTGGCCACGCCCGCGCGCTTCTCCGAGACCGTGTCCGCCGTGTGCCTGCCCAGCGCCAACGACGACTTCCCTGCCGGGACGCTGTGCGCCACCACGGGCTGGGGCAAGACCAAGCACAACG GGCGACTCTGGTGGCCCCCTGGTCTGCCAGAAGGATGGAGCCTGGACCCCGGTGGGTATCATGTCCTGGGGCAGCGGCACTTGTTCCACATCAACACCTGCTGTGTACGCCCGTGTTACTGCACTCATCCCCTGGGTACAGCAGATCCTGGCCGCCAACTGAGCCCAGGGCTCCTGCCATCCCAACCCTGA
- the CTRB2 gene encoding chymotrypsinogen B2 isoform X1: MAFLWLLSCFALLGDAFGCGVPAIDPVLSGLSRIVNGEEAVPGSWPWQVSLQDSTGFHFCGGSLISEDWVVTTAHCGVKTSDLVVAGEFDQGSDAENIQVLKIAKVFKNPKFSMPTFRNDITLLKLATPARFSETVSAVCLPSANDDFPAGTLCATTGWGKTKHNALKTPDKLQQATLPIVSNADCRKYWGSKITDVMICAGASGVSSCMGDSGGPLVCQKDGAWTPVGIMSWGSGTCSTSTPAVYARVTALIPWVQQILAAN, encoded by the exons ATGGCCTTTCTCTGGCTCCTCTCCTGCTTCGCCCTCCTGGGGGACGCCTTCG GCTGCGGGGTCCCTGCCATCGACCCTGTGCTGAGTGGCCTGTCCAGGATCGTCAACGGGGAGGAGGCTGTCCCCGGCTCCTGGCCCTGGCAGGTGTCCCTGCAG GACAGCACCGGCTTCCACTTCTGCGGGGGCTCCCTCATCAGCGAGGACTGGGTGGTCACCACCGCCCACTGTGGGGTCAA AACCTCTGACCTGGTGGTGGCCGGGGAGTTTGACCAGGGCTCAGACGCCGAGAACATCCAGGTCCTGAAGATTGCCAAG GTTTTCAAGAACCCCAAGTTCAGCATGCCCACCTTCCGTAACGACATCACCCTGCTGAAGCTGGCCACGCCCGCGCGCTTCTCCGAGACCGTGTCCGCCGTGTGCCTGCCCAGCGCCAACGACGACTTCCCTGCCGGGACGCTGTGCGCCACCACGGGCTGGGGCAAGACCAAGCACAACG CTCTCAAGACCCCCGACAAGCTGCAGCAGGCGACCCTGCCCATCGTGTCCAACGCCGACTGCAGGAAGTACTGGGGCAGCAAGATCACCGACGTGATGATCTGTGCGGGCGCCAGcggcgtctcctcctgcatg GGCGACTCTGGTGGCCCCCTGGTCTGCCAGAAGGATGGAGCCTGGACCCCGGTGGGTATCATGTCCTGGGGCAGCGGCACTTGTTCCACATCAACACCTGCTGTGTACGCCCGTGTTACTGCACTCATCCCCTGGGTACAGCAGATCCTGGCCGCCAACTGA